A single genomic interval of Microbacterium oleivorans harbors:
- a CDS encoding CpaF family protein — MSTSSPSPSPSSSRAPRPPSSAPVPEPSSPQTGSVRDGIVARSRDRLRAEGVDPGADPAAAERIAAAEVRRHNDFAFARGLVPVDDEPAMVREVMASLSGYGPLQALLDDPSVEELWINAPDRIFVARGGRSERVALSLTAGQVRDLVERMLHASGRRVDLSQPFADASLPDGSRLHVAIPDITRHWSVNVRKFLRTYRTLDDLVSIGSVSAEAASMLRTAIAHGRTVVVSGATHAGKTTLLGALVAASPPEQRVVTVEETFELAVELPDVVALQARQASLEGTGEVTLRRLVKEALRMRPDRLVIGEVRDAEALDLLLALNTGVPGAATVHANSAADALRKLAALPLLAGRNIDVGFVQDALAAAVDLVVHCERMADGTRRVAEILSPTGAVLDGAIVTRPLYRGRG, encoded by the coding sequence GTGAGCACGTCCTCCCCGTCCCCGTCCCCGTCCTCGTCCCGGGCGCCGCGGCCGCCGTCCTCGGCACCCGTGCCCGAGCCGTCGTCGCCCCAGACCGGGTCCGTCCGCGACGGGATCGTGGCGCGATCGCGGGACCGTCTGCGTGCCGAGGGCGTCGACCCGGGCGCCGATCCGGCGGCCGCCGAGCGGATCGCCGCCGCCGAGGTCCGTCGTCACAACGACTTCGCGTTCGCGCGCGGGCTCGTTCCGGTCGATGACGAACCCGCGATGGTACGGGAGGTGATGGCATCGCTGTCGGGGTACGGTCCGCTGCAGGCGCTCCTGGACGACCCGAGCGTCGAGGAGCTCTGGATCAACGCTCCCGACCGCATCTTCGTCGCGCGTGGTGGTCGCAGCGAGCGCGTCGCTCTGAGCCTCACCGCGGGGCAGGTGCGGGACCTCGTCGAGCGGATGCTGCACGCGAGCGGTCGTCGCGTCGACCTGAGCCAGCCGTTCGCGGATGCATCGCTGCCGGACGGGTCGCGACTCCACGTCGCGATCCCCGACATCACGCGGCACTGGTCGGTGAACGTGCGGAAGTTCCTCCGCACCTATCGCACGCTGGACGACCTGGTCTCGATCGGTTCGGTCAGTGCCGAGGCGGCCTCGATGCTGCGCACCGCGATCGCGCACGGCCGTACCGTGGTGGTCTCCGGGGCGACGCACGCGGGCAAGACCACGCTGCTGGGCGCCCTCGTGGCGGCGAGCCCACCCGAACAGCGCGTCGTCACCGTCGAGGAGACCTTCGAGCTGGCCGTCGAGCTGCCCGACGTCGTCGCCCTTCAGGCGCGGCAGGCGAGCCTCGAGGGGACGGGCGAGGTCACGCTGCGGCGGCTCGTGAAGGAGGCTCTGCGCATGCGACCCGACCGGCTGGTCATCGGCGAGGTGCGCGATGCGGAGGCTCTCGACCTGCTCCTCGCGCTGAACACCGGCGTGCCCGGCGCCGCGACCGTCCATGCCAACTCGGCTGCCGACGCGCTGCGCAAGCTCGCGGCGCTGCCGCTGCTTGCGGGGCGCAACATCGACGTCGGCTTCGTGCAGGACGCCCTCGCCGCGGCCGTCGACCTCGTCGTGCACTGCGAGCGGATGGCCGACGGCACACGCAGGGTCGCCGAGATCCTGTCGCCGACGGGTGCGGTCCTCGATGGAGCGATCGTGACGCGGCCGCTGTACCGGGGCCGGGGATGA
- a CDS encoding type II secretion system F family protein, with product MTLVWGAVLAAGLLLVAAPWLWPAGARRVHPDPRAPRGWPTRALQAAGFAHAPAGRLFVISAGAAALAASLTWLLTSLPAVGLVAAVAGAAAPTAWLRSRARRLRRARRALWPDVCDLLVASVRAGMPLPDAVASLAESGPPPLRGAFAAFARDIAASGHFDSSAVRLQAALSDPVADRIIESLRMARQVGGTELVPVLNALSSSVRADAALRAEVEARQSWIRGAAVLGLVAPWVILTLLALRPEAARAYASAEGGVLILVGAGVSVVAHRILLRIGRLPEPRRWAR from the coding sequence ATGACGCTCGTCTGGGGTGCGGTGCTCGCCGCGGGCCTCCTGCTGGTCGCGGCGCCATGGCTCTGGCCAGCAGGGGCCCGCCGTGTGCACCCCGACCCGCGTGCGCCGAGGGGATGGCCGACGCGTGCCCTCCAGGCCGCCGGCTTCGCGCACGCCCCGGCCGGGCGGCTGTTCGTCATCAGCGCGGGCGCGGCGGCGCTCGCGGCATCCCTCACCTGGCTGCTCACCTCGCTGCCGGCCGTGGGCCTCGTCGCGGCGGTCGCCGGCGCCGCCGCCCCCACCGCCTGGCTCCGGTCCCGGGCGCGGCGACTGCGCCGTGCCCGGCGCGCACTGTGGCCCGACGTCTGCGATCTGCTCGTCGCGTCGGTACGGGCGGGGATGCCGCTGCCCGACGCCGTAGCCTCCCTCGCCGAGAGCGGCCCACCGCCGTTGCGCGGGGCGTTCGCCGCCTTCGCTCGCGACATCGCGGCGTCGGGGCACTTCGACTCGAGCGCGGTGCGCCTGCAGGCGGCGCTGTCGGACCCGGTCGCGGATCGCATCATCGAATCGCTCCGGATGGCCCGCCAGGTGGGCGGCACCGAGCTCGTCCCGGTCCTGAACGCGCTGTCGAGCTCCGTCCGCGCCGACGCGGCGCTGCGCGCGGAGGTCGAGGCGCGGCAGTCATGGATCCGAGGCGCGGCGGTCCTCGGTCTCGTCGCGCCCTGGGTCATCCTGACGCTTCTCGCGTTGCGACCCGAGGCCGCCCGGGCGTACGCGAGCGCCGAGGGCGGGGTGCTCATCCTCGTCGGGGCAGGGGTGTCGGTCGTCGCGCACCGCATCCTGCTGCGGATCGGCAGGCTGCCCGAGCCGCGGCGGTGGGCGCGATGA
- a CDS encoding type II secretion system F family protein, which translates to MIDLTDAATAVLLGGSLATGLLLAATRVPRWSAPTLSRRIAPYLRDIADPRGLTPLHPVAPGARAWRRRRDEVIGRLGDPDATRRDLERAGWSVSVVGFRARQLAAGLVGLLSGGLGAVAVVLLGRPAPATAVLPVVSALCAPMIVRLVLASAVRRRSRRMREDVPLVLEFLALCLAAGESLTDALRRVGDMGAGDLTDHVRTAVLAVRTGSSLAQALTEMARTVDVPSVTRAVDHLIAAIDRGAPLAHVLQSQATDARDDARRGLIEQAGRKEILMLLPLVFLVLPLSVLFAVFPGIVMLRLGL; encoded by the coding sequence ATGATCGATCTCACGGATGCCGCCACCGCGGTCCTCCTCGGCGGGTCGCTGGCGACCGGTCTGCTGCTTGCAGCCACCCGGGTGCCGCGATGGTCGGCCCCGACGCTGAGCCGGCGGATCGCACCGTACCTCCGTGACATCGCCGACCCGCGCGGTCTCACGCCGCTGCACCCGGTCGCCCCCGGAGCACGAGCGTGGCGCCGGCGGCGTGACGAGGTGATCGGGCGGCTGGGTGACCCCGACGCGACGCGGCGCGACCTCGAACGGGCCGGCTGGTCGGTGTCGGTCGTTGGCTTCCGTGCGCGTCAGTTGGCGGCTGGGCTGGTGGGACTGCTGTCGGGTGGACTCGGTGCGGTCGCCGTGGTGCTCCTCGGTCGACCGGCTCCGGCGACCGCGGTGCTGCCGGTGGTGAGCGCCCTGTGCGCGCCGATGATCGTCCGGCTCGTCCTGGCCTCGGCGGTGCGGCGCCGTTCGCGACGCATGCGCGAGGATGTGCCACTCGTGCTGGAGTTCCTCGCGCTGTGCCTCGCCGCAGGCGAGTCGCTGACGGACGCGCTCCGGCGGGTCGGCGACATGGGCGCGGGCGACCTCACCGACCACGTGCGGACGGCCGTGCTCGCCGTGCGCACCGGGTCCTCCCTCGCGCAGGCGCTCACCGAGATGGCGCGCACCGTCGATGTGCCGAGCGTCACGCGCGCCGTGGATCATCTGATCGCCGCGATCGACCGCGGGGCACCGCTGGCGCACGTGCTCCAGTCGCAGGCGACAGATGCGCGGGACGACGCCAGGCGCGGCCTGATCGAGCAGGCGGGTCGGAAGGAGATCCTCATGCTGCTGCCGCTGGTGTTCCTGGTGCTGCCGCTGTCGGTGCTGTTCGCTGTTTTCCCGGGCATCGTGATGCTGCGCCTGGGCCTATGA
- a CDS encoding TadE/TadG family type IV pilus assembly protein, producing MRLGADERGSGPAEFVMVGALLTVLTLGVIQLGLAVYVRGLAHDAALEGAYHAALADVTDDEGAARARDIIARTVGSELVQAAGSRRSSDRGYPAVEVSVRITVPLVGLWGVPGAWEVTAHAPLDALDAAG from the coding sequence GTGCGGCTCGGCGCGGACGAGCGGGGATCGGGTCCCGCGGAGTTCGTGATGGTGGGCGCGCTGCTCACGGTGCTGACGCTCGGTGTGATCCAGCTGGGTCTCGCCGTCTACGTGCGCGGACTCGCTCACGACGCTGCGCTCGAAGGCGCCTACCACGCGGCGCTCGCCGATGTCACCGACGACGAGGGCGCGGCGCGGGCGCGGGACATCATCGCGCGCACCGTCGGTTCCGAGCTCGTTCAGGCCGCCGGATCACGTCGGAGCTCGGACCGCGGCTATCCCGCGGTCGAGGTGTCGGTGCGGATCACCGTGCCGCTCGTCGGCCTCTGGGGCGTACCCGGGGCATGGGAGGTGACCGCTCATGCGCCGCTCGACGCGCTCGATGCGGCGGGATGA
- a CDS encoding TadE family protein, with protein sequence MRRSTRSMRRDESPAADAGSASLEFVVAGMVLLVPVVYLVVALGVVQAHALGVQATARHVARAVAVSPGPATAGERAEVITEAVAAEYSMDPVDVALEIVCPGTGACPRAGDVIIVTADVEVALPFVPPVLGLDRVARVPVAATAVQRMSRVWGTS encoded by the coding sequence ATGCGCCGCTCGACGCGCTCGATGCGGCGGGATGAATCGCCGGCTGCGGACGCGGGCTCGGCCTCCCTCGAGTTCGTGGTCGCGGGGATGGTGCTCCTCGTCCCCGTCGTCTACCTCGTGGTGGCTCTCGGCGTCGTCCAGGCCCACGCCCTCGGTGTGCAGGCGACCGCTCGCCACGTCGCTCGCGCGGTGGCGGTGTCGCCGGGGCCCGCAACCGCCGGGGAGCGGGCGGAGGTCATCACCGAGGCCGTCGCTGCCGAGTACAGCATGGATCCGGTGGACGTCGCGCTCGAGATCGTCTGTCCCGGGACGGGAGCATGTCCACGCGCGGGCGATGTCATCATCGTGACCGCCGACGTCGAGGTCGCCCTCCCGTTCGTCCCGCCGGTCCTCGGCCTCGACCGGGTCGCGCGCGTGCCGGTCGCGGCGACCGCGGTGCAGCGCATGTCGCGTGTGTGGGGCACGTCGTGA
- a CDS encoding pilus assembly protein TadG-related protein, translated as MSRGDDEGSILPLALGYAALALILVLVTVDAMSLYLAHRRADTVADAAALAASDGFEVVVSDGAASARLDEAAATGLARQVVDAVSGAELMATETSDGVSARVTVAVTWHPPVSSPFVPDGVRIVATATSRTVLR; from the coding sequence ATCTCCCGAGGCGACGACGAGGGCAGCATCCTTCCTCTCGCCCTCGGCTACGCCGCGCTCGCGCTGATCCTGGTGCTCGTCACGGTCGACGCCATGAGCCTGTACCTCGCGCACCGACGTGCCGATACCGTGGCGGATGCCGCTGCGCTCGCCGCCTCGGACGGTTTCGAGGTCGTCGTGTCCGACGGCGCGGCATCCGCTCGCCTCGACGAAGCGGCGGCGACCGGGCTCGCCCGACAGGTGGTCGACGCTGTCTCGGGCGCCGAGCTGATGGCGACCGAGACGTCCGACGGCGTCTCGGCGCGCGTCACGGTCGCCGTGACCTGGCATCCGCCGGTGTCATCGCCGTTCGTGCCCGACGGGGTGCGCATCGTGGCGACGGCGACGAGCCGCACCGTGCTGCGCTGA
- a CDS encoding GNAT family N-acetyltransferase, with translation MITFRPAEATDAEAMAEVQNAIHRAGLRATAVDAGVMRERYLDSKGEVACTVAVRDGEVVGFQSLKRAWPGNPYDVTIGWGIIGTHIRPDAGRSGIGRRIFVITLAAAKDAGLRHIDATIGADNAAGLAYYAALGFIPYREGDGAIPHRLDL, from the coding sequence GTGATCACGTTCCGTCCGGCCGAGGCAACGGATGCAGAGGCGATGGCCGAGGTGCAGAACGCGATCCATCGCGCCGGGCTTCGCGCGACGGCCGTCGATGCCGGCGTGATGAGGGAGCGCTACCTGGACTCCAAGGGCGAAGTCGCATGCACTGTGGCGGTCCGTGACGGCGAGGTCGTCGGATTCCAGTCGCTGAAGCGGGCGTGGCCCGGCAACCCCTACGACGTGACGATCGGGTGGGGCATCATCGGCACGCATATCCGCCCGGACGCGGGCCGGAGCGGGATCGGCCGCCGGATCTTCGTGATCACGCTGGCCGCCGCGAAGGACGCGGGTCTCCGCCACATCGACGCGACCATCGGTGCCGACAACGCGGCCGGCCTGGCCTACTACGCGGCCCTGGGATTCATCCCGTACCGCGAGGGCGACGGCGCGATCCCGCACCGCCTCGACCTCTGA
- a CDS encoding GAF domain-containing protein — protein MTQQLDTDDDAVARLGLMDSAPEERSDRITRLAREMFDVDFAVVNVVNSETVFTKSQPPESHFRHTPIEDSFCGEAVKRPAVLEVPDGRADPRFADRAIVAEHGIRFYAGFPIHTDAGETVGTLCLLDTSPRELSESDRDAFERFGLWAQAEMRLDDPALVTAATAPDDGASPVARADRLTAGEVRLASLAIPHGRVSGDRSSWQQLGDRIVVTLADVMGKGEEAGGFAEELIGALQQRSHLAPVDALLSVEDHARHDARYRETFATLFHADIDTRSGRVSYVDAGHGLTLLLRADGSSQRLSSRNLPLGLRPADADWRGRRPSHTATSSSPSPMAHSTPTTPRSTASGSSARTCAGPPSPTRSSTNCRSGCPSTSSTTT, from the coding sequence ATGACCCAGCAACTCGATACGGACGACGACGCGGTCGCACGCCTCGGCCTGATGGACAGTGCGCCCGAGGAGCGATCCGATCGCATCACCCGCCTCGCGCGGGAGATGTTCGACGTCGACTTCGCGGTCGTGAACGTCGTCAACTCCGAGACGGTCTTCACGAAGTCCCAGCCGCCCGAATCGCACTTCCGCCATACCCCGATCGAGGACTCCTTCTGCGGGGAGGCGGTCAAGCGTCCCGCCGTGCTCGAGGTGCCCGACGGACGCGCCGACCCGCGCTTCGCCGACCGGGCGATCGTGGCGGAGCACGGCATCCGCTTCTACGCCGGGTTCCCCATCCACACCGACGCGGGCGAGACCGTCGGCACCCTGTGTCTGCTCGACACGTCGCCGCGGGAGCTCAGCGAATCCGATCGAGACGCGTTCGAGCGCTTCGGGCTGTGGGCCCAGGCCGAGATGCGTCTTGACGACCCCGCCCTGGTGACAGCCGCCACCGCGCCGGATGACGGCGCGTCACCGGTCGCGCGGGCCGACCGTCTTACCGCCGGCGAGGTGCGGCTTGCCTCGCTCGCGATCCCGCACGGGCGCGTGAGCGGTGACCGGAGCAGCTGGCAGCAGCTCGGCGACCGGATCGTCGTCACCCTCGCCGACGTCATGGGCAAGGGCGAGGAGGCGGGCGGCTTCGCGGAGGAGCTGATCGGCGCGCTTCAGCAGCGCTCGCATCTCGCGCCGGTCGATGCGCTGCTCTCGGTCGAGGATCACGCCCGTCACGACGCGCGATACCGCGAGACGTTCGCGACCCTCTTCCACGCCGACATCGACACGCGGAGCGGCCGGGTGTCGTATGTCGACGCCGGCCACGGCCTCACCCTGCTCCTCCGCGCCGACGGCTCCAGTCAGCGGCTGAGCTCGCGGAACCTGCCGTTGGGTCTGCGTCCTGCCGACGCGGACTGGCGGGGGAGACGACCGTCCCACACGGCGACCTCATCATCTCCGTCTCCGATGGCGCACTCGACGCCTACGACTCCACGCTCGACAGCCTCCGGCTCATCGGCGAGAACCTGCGCCGGGCCTCCGAGCCCGACGCGTTCTTCGACGAACTGTCGATCCGGGTGTCCGAGCACGTCGTCGACGACGACGTGA
- the opgC gene encoding OpgC domain-containing protein, producing the protein MLTALALAAAGAVLVAPAAVAGTTVTEMAPGAAPDGEALQDGLWFGPELDWGADGPDGYAERLGETPATYAIRLSYPLDDRSRQDWSRAATAASARGAVLVLSMEPRVPLADLTPDDAAAFNDTLEQVQSDYDTHHLVRFAPEMNGSWTTWGQQPREFVRAFESVAETVHEGGSGAEMVWAPSYGAGYPFERADGRLEDLTAADLRALDTDGDGLLTESDDPYGPYFPDPDAVDRVGLTMFSFGKGEAGAAAGRDVPLETNSAPDDGEVAARLDESWGYTVPQSATFYDRFVLGEDRDLLLDTGALYDFTLTGDDELTVKQGWWRQVFAALPSHPRITAITWLETVREEAEAGSQEVDWRATDSDELASALRDDLNALGDVQWGPVTEVITAGQGVASTVQVRQGNDEMNWITGTAAVLAVAFVISGLVGRMLPSWRYPDDSATRDLRIDMVRGFVIIVVVVTHIEVLSPYSLASLNVIGAITGAELFVLLSGIVLGMVFPAAIRRGGEWAAALAAWARARKQYLVALAVILLIFAVSFVPFIDASAIMTFTDRGTGADGTTTTGRVYDLYPNADRLLDYPPPWYAVRQLLLLEMGPWPFNIMGLFVVLSLAYPALMWLIRRRLWWVVLVGSWGLYAVHIVRPDFAPLPSQFNAVFPLLAWQVLFTHGLVIGYYRRQIIRALTSTPGKILVGAFVVGYAGFLVYLWAGDSFGFVPTPFPADLYGMLYDSGYPRIDLHWGRLIDLLLVLASSYAVLTVAWKPINAVMGWLWIPLGQASLYVFIVHVFFVLAVANIPGLDRQSLWQGTLVHTAVIAAIFRMVKRRFLFSVIPR; encoded by the coding sequence GTGCTCACGGCCCTCGCTCTCGCCGCGGCAGGTGCGGTGCTCGTCGCGCCCGCGGCGGTCGCAGGGACGACGGTGACCGAGATGGCGCCCGGCGCGGCTCCGGACGGCGAGGCGCTCCAGGACGGCCTGTGGTTCGGGCCCGAGCTCGACTGGGGCGCGGACGGACCGGACGGATACGCCGAGCGCCTGGGCGAGACGCCCGCCACCTACGCCATCCGACTGTCGTATCCCCTCGACGACCGCTCGCGTCAGGACTGGTCGCGGGCGGCGACGGCGGCCTCGGCCCGCGGGGCGGTGCTGGTGCTCAGCATGGAACCCCGCGTGCCGCTCGCCGATCTCACGCCCGACGACGCGGCCGCCTTCAACGACACGCTCGAGCAGGTCCAGAGCGACTACGACACCCATCACCTGGTGCGTTTCGCGCCGGAGATGAACGGTTCCTGGACGACGTGGGGCCAGCAGCCCCGGGAGTTCGTGCGGGCATTCGAGTCCGTCGCCGAAACCGTGCACGAGGGCGGGTCGGGCGCGGAGATGGTGTGGGCACCGTCGTACGGCGCGGGCTACCCCTTTGAGCGGGCGGACGGACGCCTCGAGGACCTCACGGCCGCCGACCTGCGTGCACTCGACACCGACGGCGACGGTCTGCTCACGGAGTCGGACGATCCATACGGCCCGTACTTCCCCGACCCCGATGCCGTGGACAGGGTCGGTCTGACGATGTTCTCCTTCGGCAAGGGAGAGGCCGGCGCCGCAGCCGGCCGCGATGTGCCTCTCGAGACCAACAGCGCGCCCGACGACGGCGAGGTCGCCGCGCGCCTCGACGAGAGCTGGGGCTACACCGTTCCGCAGTCGGCGACGTTCTACGACCGCTTCGTGCTCGGTGAGGATCGCGACCTGCTGCTCGACACGGGTGCGCTGTACGACTTCACGCTCACCGGCGACGACGAGCTGACGGTCAAGCAGGGGTGGTGGCGGCAGGTGTTCGCGGCGTTGCCGAGTCACCCCCGCATCACCGCCATCACCTGGCTCGAGACCGTCCGCGAAGAGGCGGAGGCCGGCTCGCAGGAGGTCGACTGGCGCGCCACCGACTCCGACGAGCTCGCGAGCGCTCTCCGCGACGACCTGAACGCGCTCGGCGACGTGCAGTGGGGCCCCGTCACCGAGGTGATCACCGCGGGGCAGGGCGTCGCCAGCACCGTTCAGGTGCGGCAGGGCAACGACGAGATGAACTGGATCACGGGGACCGCGGCGGTCCTCGCCGTCGCGTTCGTGATCTCGGGGCTCGTCGGGCGGATGTTGCCGTCGTGGCGGTATCCCGACGACTCCGCGACCCGCGATCTCCGCATCGACATGGTCCGCGGGTTCGTCATCATCGTCGTCGTCGTCACGCACATCGAGGTACTGAGCCCCTACTCGCTCGCCTCCCTCAACGTGATCGGGGCGATCACGGGGGCCGAGCTGTTCGTGCTCCTCAGCGGCATCGTGCTGGGGATGGTCTTCCCCGCGGCGATCAGGCGCGGCGGGGAATGGGCGGCGGCGTTGGCGGCGTGGGCGCGCGCCCGCAAGCAGTACCTCGTGGCGCTCGCGGTCATCCTGCTCATCTTCGCCGTGAGCTTCGTTCCCTTCATCGACGCCTCGGCGATCATGACCTTCACCGACCGCGGCACCGGCGCGGACGGGACCACCACCACCGGTCGCGTCTACGACCTGTATCCCAACGCCGACCGCCTGCTCGATTACCCGCCGCCGTGGTACGCGGTGCGCCAGCTGCTGCTGCTCGAGATGGGCCCGTGGCCGTTCAACATCATGGGGCTGTTCGTGGTGCTGAGCCTCGCGTACCCCGCCCTCATGTGGCTCATCCGCCGTCGCCTGTGGTGGGTCGTCCTTGTGGGCAGCTGGGGACTCTACGCGGTGCACATCGTCCGTCCGGACTTCGCCCCGCTGCCCTCGCAGTTCAACGCGGTGTTCCCGCTGCTGGCGTGGCAGGTGCTGTTCACACACGGCCTCGTCATCGGGTACTACCGCCGCCAGATCATCCGCGCGCTCACCTCGACGCCCGGGAAGATCCTCGTCGGAGCGTTCGTGGTGGGCTACGCCGGGTTCCTGGTCTACCTCTGGGCCGGCGACAGCTTCGGATTCGTCCCGACGCCGTTCCCGGCCGACCTCTACGGGATGCTGTACGACTCGGGCTACCCCCGGATCGACCTGCACTGGGGACGGTTGATCGACCTGCTCCTCGTCCTGGCGAGCAGTTACGCCGTACTCACGGTGGCCTGGAAGCCGATCAACGCGGTCATGGGCTGGCTGTGGATCCCCCTCGGTCAGGCCAGCCTGTACGTCTTCATCGTCCACGTGTTCTTCGTGCTGGCCGTGGCGAACATCCCCGGCCTCGACCGGCAGAGCCTCTGGCAGGGGACGCTCGTCCACACCGCCGTGATCGCCGCCATCTTCCGGATGGTGAAGCGACGGTTCCTCTTCTCGGTCATCCCGCGATGA
- a CDS encoding ATP-binding protein — MAEMVTRSLVAAVSLESVEAVYDLLGSWWDELGDVAPRTRFAFETAVVEIAGNIVEHSVAAQGADGRHFTLALQGDARLLRATFQDDAQPAELDLSAVTMADADSEDGRGLALALASVDTLEYRYENGRNIWSLECRRE; from the coding sequence ATGGCTGAGATGGTCACGCGTTCGCTCGTCGCAGCAGTGTCGCTCGAGAGCGTCGAGGCCGTGTACGACCTGCTCGGATCGTGGTGGGACGAGCTCGGCGACGTCGCACCACGGACGCGTTTCGCCTTCGAGACGGCCGTCGTCGAGATCGCGGGCAACATCGTCGAGCATTCCGTCGCGGCGCAGGGCGCGGACGGCCGCCACTTCACACTCGCGCTGCAGGGCGACGCCCGCCTCCTGCGCGCGACGTTCCAGGACGATGCTCAGCCCGCTGAACTCGATCTCAGCGCCGTGACGATGGCCGATGCCGACTCCGAGGACGGCCGCGGGCTCGCCCTCGCCCTCGCGAGCGTCGACACCCTCGAGTATCGCTACGAGAACGGACGGAACATCTGGAGTCTCGAGTGCCGGCGCGAATAG
- a CDS encoding STAS domain-containing protein: MLDLDIDVRENGRVVRPHGRLTMVSARPFRERVTEEIAAASGAPVVVDLSDVAFIDSSGLGALVACLKTARQGGGDLRLAAPSEQVTMVLGLTNLDRVLRPRASVQEALDG, encoded by the coding sequence ATGCTGGACCTCGATATCGACGTACGCGAGAACGGCCGCGTCGTACGCCCGCACGGACGGCTGACCATGGTGTCGGCACGGCCGTTCCGGGAGCGGGTGACGGAGGAGATCGCCGCCGCGAGCGGCGCTCCGGTCGTCGTCGACCTCTCGGACGTCGCCTTCATCGACTCCTCCGGTCTGGGCGCGCTCGTCGCGTGCCTCAAGACGGCACGTCAGGGCGGCGGCGATCTGCGCCTGGCCGCCCCGAGCGAGCAGGTGACGATGGTGCTCGGCCTGACGAACCTCGACCGCGTCCTGCGTCCGCGGGCGAGCGTGCAGGAGGCCCTCGATGGCTGA